One Cucumis sativus cultivar 9930 chromosome 1, Cucumber_9930_V3, whole genome shotgun sequence DNA segment encodes these proteins:
- the LOC101218868 gene encoding histone-lysine N-methyltransferase ASHR3 isoform X2, with the protein MFISISPRHSENGKAEPDVHILLRNTRGTKDSNVEKECLCCHRYIFPGEEVECSIRDCGGVYHVTCAKDNLGFSGHRKFKCPQHECFICKQRLHWKCIRCNIASHDKCAPWPDKVIHLKNQPGRAICWRHPTDWRVDLKHAVSTSDLEEVFLRLPLPYVDEEFKIDITWKDAEKKMEPPPYTHIRRNIYLVKKKRDTGVADGLGCTNCKTECSDDCVCRVQCISCSRACHCRDTCTNRPFRKEKKVKIVKTELCGWGVEAAESIGKGEFVIEYIGEVIDDALCEQRLWDMKYKGMKNFYMCEIRKDFTIDATFKGNASRFLNHSCDPNCSLEKWQVEGETRVGVFAARSIEVGEPLTYDYRFVQFGPEVKCHCGAPNCQRYLGTKKRISAIDLFWGTKRRRTSAARITGIIV; encoded by the exons ATGTTCATTTCCATTTCTCCAAGGCACTCGGAAAATG gtAAAGCTGAGCCAGATGTTCACATTCTTTTGAGGAATACTCGAGGAACAAAGGATTCGAAT GTAGAAAAAGAATGTTTGTGTTGCCACAGATATATATTTCCTGGAGAGGAGGTTGAGTGCAGTATTCGCGACTGTGGAGGAGTTTACCATGTCACGTGTGCAAAGGACAACTTGGGGTTCTCAGGTCACAGAAAGTTCAAGTGCCCTCAACAT GAGTGCTTTATATGCAAACAAAGATTACACTGGAAGTGCATACGCTGCAATATAGCATCACATGATAAATGTGCACCATGGCCGGATAAAGTGatccatttaaaaaatcaacccGGAAGAGCCATCTGCTGGAGGCATCCAACCGACTGGCGAGTGGACTTAAAG CATGCAGTGTCAACAAGCGATCTAGAG GAGGTATTTTTGCGCTTGCCTCTTCCCTATGTTGATGAGGAATTTAAGATTGACATAACATGGAAAGATGCCGAGAAAAAGATGGAGCCACCACCATACACTCACATAAGGCGCA atatttatttagtaaagAAGAAGCGGGATACTGGTGTTGCTGATGGGCTTGGATGCACAAATTGTAAAACTGAATGCTCTGATGACTGTGTGTGCAG GGTTCAATGCATAAGCTGCTCAAGAGCTTGCCATTGTAGAGATACTTGTACGAATAGACCGTTCCGTAAGGAGAAGAAGGTTAAAATTGTCAAG ACTGAACTGTGTGGCTGGGGTGTGGAGGCAGCAGAGTCTATTGGTAAAGGTGAATTTGTCATCGAGTATATTGGGGAAG TTATTGATGATGCTCTATGTGAACAAAGGCTTTGGGACATGAAATATAAAGGCATGAAGAATTTCTATATGTGTGAAATTCGGAAAGACTTCACAATTGATGCAACTTTCAAGGGAAATGCATCTCGCTTTCTAAACCACAGTTGTGATCCCAATTGTAGTCTCGAGAAGTG GCAAGTCGAGGGGGAAACGCGTGTTGGTGTGTTTGCTGCTCGATCCATTGAGGTTGGAGAGCCTTTAACATATGACTACAG ATTTGTGCAATTTGGACCTGAGGTAAAATGCCATTGTGGTGCTCCAAACTGTCAACGTTATCTTGGAACCAAAAAAAGGATAAGTGCCATAGATCTCTTCTGGGGTACAAAACGCAGGAGAACGTCAGCAGCTCGCATAACTGGTATAATTGTATGA
- the LOC101218868 gene encoding histone-lysine N-methyltransferase ASHR3 isoform X1: MPDLGNLSLSQSLTLTPSPNLKPLLHPHLPSSFLSHKSLNSLPIDSLSTQPFQCSLPNPEDDLPAPTQIRVSTHTRNLLDRSKRNYPAKNLEDHVKSWVRRKQHSGLPQSRCSFPFLQGTRKMVEKECLCCHRYIFPGEEVECSIRDCGGVYHVTCAKDNLGFSGHRKFKCPQHECFICKQRLHWKCIRCNIASHDKCAPWPDKVIHLKNQPGRAICWRHPTDWRVDLKHAVSTSDLEEVFLRLPLPYVDEEFKIDITWKDAEKKMEPPPYTHIRRNIYLVKKKRDTGVADGLGCTNCKTECSDDCVCRVQCISCSRACHCRDTCTNRPFRKEKKVKIVKTELCGWGVEAAESIGKGEFVIEYIGEVIDDALCEQRLWDMKYKGMKNFYMCEIRKDFTIDATFKGNASRFLNHSCDPNCSLEKWQVEGETRVGVFAARSIEVGEPLTYDYRFVQFGPEVKCHCGAPNCQRYLGTKKRISAIDLFWGTKRRRTSAARITGIIV, from the exons atgccaGACTTAGGCAACCTTTCACTCTCTCAATCTCTTACGCTCACTCCTTCCCCCAATCTCAAACCTCTTCTTCACCCTCATCTCCCTTCCTCCTTCCTCTCCCATAAATCTCTCAATTCTCTGCCTATTGACTCTCTTTCCACCCAACCCTTTCAATGCTCACTTCCCAACCCGGAGGATGACCTCCCCGCACCCACTCAGATTAGGGTTTCAACCCACACTCGAAATTTACTGGACCGATCTAAAAGGAATTACCCCGCCAAGAATTTGGAAGACCATGTGAAATCTTGGGTTCGGAGAAAGCAACACTCCGGCCTTCCCCAGTCTCGATGTTCATTTCCATTTCTCCAAGGCACTCGGAAAATG GTAGAAAAAGAATGTTTGTGTTGCCACAGATATATATTTCCTGGAGAGGAGGTTGAGTGCAGTATTCGCGACTGTGGAGGAGTTTACCATGTCACGTGTGCAAAGGACAACTTGGGGTTCTCAGGTCACAGAAAGTTCAAGTGCCCTCAACAT GAGTGCTTTATATGCAAACAAAGATTACACTGGAAGTGCATACGCTGCAATATAGCATCACATGATAAATGTGCACCATGGCCGGATAAAGTGatccatttaaaaaatcaacccGGAAGAGCCATCTGCTGGAGGCATCCAACCGACTGGCGAGTGGACTTAAAG CATGCAGTGTCAACAAGCGATCTAGAG GAGGTATTTTTGCGCTTGCCTCTTCCCTATGTTGATGAGGAATTTAAGATTGACATAACATGGAAAGATGCCGAGAAAAAGATGGAGCCACCACCATACACTCACATAAGGCGCA atatttatttagtaaagAAGAAGCGGGATACTGGTGTTGCTGATGGGCTTGGATGCACAAATTGTAAAACTGAATGCTCTGATGACTGTGTGTGCAG GGTTCAATGCATAAGCTGCTCAAGAGCTTGCCATTGTAGAGATACTTGTACGAATAGACCGTTCCGTAAGGAGAAGAAGGTTAAAATTGTCAAG ACTGAACTGTGTGGCTGGGGTGTGGAGGCAGCAGAGTCTATTGGTAAAGGTGAATTTGTCATCGAGTATATTGGGGAAG TTATTGATGATGCTCTATGTGAACAAAGGCTTTGGGACATGAAATATAAAGGCATGAAGAATTTCTATATGTGTGAAATTCGGAAAGACTTCACAATTGATGCAACTTTCAAGGGAAATGCATCTCGCTTTCTAAACCACAGTTGTGATCCCAATTGTAGTCTCGAGAAGTG GCAAGTCGAGGGGGAAACGCGTGTTGGTGTGTTTGCTGCTCGATCCATTGAGGTTGGAGAGCCTTTAACATATGACTACAG ATTTGTGCAATTTGGACCTGAGGTAAAATGCCATTGTGGTGCTCCAAACTGTCAACGTTATCTTGGAACCAAAAAAAGGATAAGTGCCATAGATCTCTTCTGGGGTACAAAACGCAGGAGAACGTCAGCAGCTCGCATAACTGGTATAATTGTATGA
- the LOC101219103 gene encoding AP2-like ethylene-responsive transcription factor At1g16060 produces the protein MTKSTAQQVQIREANGNNVVMKTKTKRTRRSVPRDSPPQRSSIYRGVTRHRWTGRYEAHLWDKNCWNESQNKKGRQVYLGAYDDEEAAAHAYDLAALKYWGQETILNFPLTTYQKELKEMEGQSREEYIGSLRRKSSGFSRGVSKYRGVARHHHNGRWEARIGRVFGNKYLYLGTYATQEEAATAYDIAAIEYRGLNAVTNFDLSRYIKWLKPSNDVVYDNNRILTVDSILPSPKQELDLGLFPPDQNQSSTDSATPEPIALPPSRRSTTSTTTTTTTSALGLLLQSSKFKEMMEMNSAAECPSTPSSSEQLERRRCLFPDDVQTFFACETSGSYCYGEADDAMFSDFNSFVPPPLSHYDFAD, from the exons ATGACGAAGTCCACAGCGCAACAGGTTCAGATTAGGGAAGCGAATGGGAATAATGTTGTAATGAAGACTAAAACGAAGCGAACTCGGAGGAGTGTTCCGAGAGATTCTCCGCCTCAACGGAGCTCCATTTATCGCGGCGTTACTAG GCATCGTTGGACGGGGAGATATGAAGCTCATTTGTGGGATAAGAATTGCTGGAATGAATCGCAGAACAAGAAAGGAAGACAAG TTTATCTTG gtgcATACGATGACGAGGAAGCAGCAGCCCACGCTTACGACCTTGCAGCACTAAAATATTGGGGCCAAGAAACCATTCTTAATTTTCCG CTAACTACGTACCAAAAAGAGCTGAAGGAAATGGAGGGCCAATCAAGAGAAGAATACATCGGGTCGTTGAGaag AAAAAGCAGTGGGTTTTCTCGGGGGGTTTCTAAATACAGAGGCGTTGCTAG ACACCATCACAATGGTAGATGGGAAGCTCGGATTGGTAGAGTGTTTGGCAACAAGTATCTCTATCTTGGAACATATG CGACGCAAGAAGAAGCAGCTACGGCGTACGATATCGCAGCCATAGAATACCGTGGACTTAACGCCGTTACCAATTTTGACCTAAGCCGTTACATCAAATGGCTAAAACCGAGCAACGACGTCGTTTACGACAACAACCGCATCCTAACCGTCGATTCCATCCTCCCAAGCCCTAAGCAAGAACTCGACCTAGGCCTCTTCCCACCGGACCAAAACCAAAGCAGCACCGATTCAGCGACGCCTGAACCAATCGCCTTACCGCCGTCGCGCCGATCGACcacctccaccaccaccaccaccaccacctcaGCTCTCGGCCTCCTCCTCCAATCCTCCAAGTTTAAGGAAATGATGGAGATGAACTCAGCGGCGGAATGTCCTTCGACGCCGTCGTCATCGGAGCAGCTCGAACGGCGGCGGTGTTTGTTTCCCGACGATGTTCAGACTTTCTTTGCGTGTGAGACATCGGGATCTTACTGCTATGGAGAAGCGGATGATGCAATGTTTAGCGACTTCAATTCTTTCGTTCCGCCGCCGCTATCGCATTACGATTTCGCCGATTAG